A genomic window from Streptomyces mirabilis includes:
- a CDS encoding Pls/PosA family non-ribosomal peptide synthetase gives MAALEQGPALALFDEEVRAEFGDPARFSASVAASPRTLVDILDATVRAHPDEPALDDGHRVLTYRALAVEVEALRRRLSDVGVGLGDRVGVRVPSGTNELYLAILAVLAAGAAYVPVDAEDPDERAELVFGEAEVRAVIGAGHRLTVNGTSEVPAARPGAEHDAWIIFTSGSTGKPKGVAVSHRSAAAFVDAEAELFLTEDPIGPGDRVMAGLSVAFDASCEEMWLAWRYGACLVPVPRSQVRSGADLGPWLVDQEISVVSTVPTLAALWEPEALADVRLLIFGGEACPPELVQRLVTEGREVWNTYGPTEATVVACASLMTGEEPIRIGLPLNGWELAVVDEAGEPVAMGGSGQLVIGGVGLARYLDAEKDAEKYAPLKSLGWERAYRSGDLVKAEPEGLIFLGRADEQIKLGGRRIELGEVDTALQALPGVAGAAAAVRTARSGNQLLVGYVVTQDGWDHAAAVQKLRAELPAALVPLLAQVADLPTRTSGKVDRNALPWPLEGLETGGAKEQLYGTEAWLAEQWSEVLGIPVGSGSDDFFAIGGGSLAAAQLTTRLRTRYPSAAVLDIYQQPVLRKLARHLEKSAQGDGGDRVIAPVPLRAKVAQLFLLIPLFTLMGLRWTVALAALGNVLHWFGPYPWAPSAPWWLVGAGALVLYSPPGRLAIAAGGARLLLRRVKPGRYPRGGNVHLRLWTAERLAEFSGAASLTGSWLERYARALGAKVGADVDLHSLPPVTGMLKLGRGAAVESEVDLSGYWLDGDRLEIGQVKVGAGAVVGTRSILFPGARVGKRAEVAPGSAVAGQIPTGQRWAGAPAGKLGKAKRAWPKERPRRGTYWRVMYGATGFALTALPVLSAVAALLVAHLFVSADAGLGAALRGAALALVPATLAFGLAYALLLLVGVRLLSLGLREGTYPTHSRIGWQAWTVTQLMDRSRDTLFPLYAGLITPVWLRLLGMKIGRGAEVSTVLALPSLTTVGEGAFLADDTLTAPYELGGGWMRIGRAEIGRRAFLGNSGMTAPGRSVPDGGLVGVLSATPKKAKKGSSYLGLPPVKLPRSTQDGDQSRTYDPPARLLWARALVELCRIVPVFCSAALAVLTGAALSALGVWAPLLAGIVFLGVGALACLTSIAAKWLLVGRHRAGEHPLWSGFVWRNELADTFVEVVAVPWLAGSVPGTPLMTAWLRGLGAHIGKGTWIESYWLPETDLVTLEDATTVNRGCVLQTHLFHDRILRTDTVVLREGATLGPGGIVLPGSTVGARSTLGPASLVMAAESVPDDTRWLGNPIEAWRS, from the coding sequence ATGGCAGCCCTCGAGCAAGGCCCCGCACTCGCGCTGTTCGACGAGGAGGTGCGCGCGGAGTTCGGCGACCCGGCGCGCTTCTCCGCCTCCGTCGCCGCCTCGCCGCGCACGCTGGTCGACATCCTCGACGCCACGGTCCGGGCCCACCCCGACGAGCCCGCCCTCGACGACGGCCACCGGGTCCTCACCTACCGCGCCCTGGCCGTCGAGGTCGAGGCCCTGCGGCGGCGGCTGAGCGACGTCGGGGTGGGCCTCGGCGACCGGGTCGGCGTCCGCGTCCCCTCCGGCACCAACGAGCTGTACCTAGCCATCCTCGCCGTACTGGCCGCAGGCGCGGCCTATGTGCCGGTGGACGCCGAGGACCCCGACGAGCGGGCCGAGCTGGTCTTCGGCGAGGCGGAGGTGCGGGCCGTCATCGGGGCCGGGCACCGGCTGACCGTCAACGGCACCTCCGAGGTGCCCGCCGCGCGGCCCGGTGCGGAGCACGACGCCTGGATCATCTTCACCTCCGGGTCCACGGGCAAGCCCAAGGGCGTGGCCGTCAGTCACCGCAGCGCCGCCGCGTTCGTCGACGCCGAGGCGGAGCTGTTCCTCACCGAGGACCCGATCGGGCCCGGCGACCGGGTCATGGCGGGCCTGTCCGTCGCCTTCGACGCCTCTTGCGAGGAGATGTGGCTGGCCTGGCGCTACGGCGCCTGCCTGGTGCCCGTGCCGCGCTCCCAGGTGCGCAGCGGCGCCGACCTGGGGCCCTGGCTCGTCGATCAGGAGATCAGCGTCGTCTCGACCGTGCCGACGCTCGCCGCGCTCTGGGAGCCCGAGGCCCTGGCCGACGTACGGCTGCTCATCTTCGGCGGTGAGGCCTGCCCGCCCGAGCTGGTCCAGCGGCTGGTGACCGAGGGCCGCGAGGTGTGGAACACCTACGGGCCCACCGAGGCGACCGTCGTCGCCTGTGCCTCCCTCATGACCGGCGAGGAGCCGATCCGGATCGGGCTGCCGCTGAACGGCTGGGAGCTGGCCGTGGTCGACGAGGCCGGCGAGCCCGTGGCCATGGGCGGCAGCGGCCAGCTGGTGATCGGCGGGGTCGGTCTCGCCCGGTATCTCGACGCCGAGAAGGACGCGGAGAAGTACGCGCCGCTCAAGTCGCTCGGCTGGGAGCGGGCGTACCGCAGTGGTGATCTCGTCAAGGCCGAGCCGGAGGGGCTGATTTTCCTCGGGCGGGCCGACGAGCAGATCAAGCTGGGCGGGCGCCGCATCGAACTCGGCGAGGTCGACACGGCGCTCCAGGCGCTCCCCGGGGTGGCGGGCGCCGCCGCCGCCGTCCGGACCGCTCGCAGCGGCAACCAGCTGCTCGTCGGCTATGTCGTCACCCAGGACGGCTGGGACCACGCCGCCGCCGTCCAGAAGCTGCGCGCCGAACTGCCCGCGGCCCTCGTTCCGCTGCTCGCCCAGGTCGCGGACCTGCCGACCCGTACCTCGGGCAAGGTGGACCGCAACGCGCTTCCCTGGCCCCTGGAGGGCCTGGAGACCGGCGGTGCGAAGGAACAGCTCTACGGCACCGAGGCCTGGCTCGCCGAGCAGTGGAGCGAGGTCCTCGGCATCCCGGTCGGCAGCGGGTCCGACGACTTCTTCGCGATCGGCGGTGGCAGCCTCGCCGCCGCCCAGCTCACCACCCGGCTGCGCACCCGCTACCCCAGCGCCGCCGTGCTCGACATCTACCAGCAGCCCGTCCTGCGCAAGCTGGCCCGGCACCTGGAGAAGTCCGCGCAAGGCGACGGCGGCGATCGGGTGATCGCCCCGGTGCCGCTGCGCGCCAAGGTGGCCCAACTGTTCCTGCTGATACCCCTGTTCACGCTGATGGGGCTGCGCTGGACCGTGGCGCTGGCCGCGCTCGGGAACGTACTGCACTGGTTCGGTCCCTACCCCTGGGCGCCGAGCGCCCCGTGGTGGCTCGTCGGCGCCGGGGCGCTCGTGCTCTACAGCCCGCCGGGGCGGCTCGCGATCGCGGCGGGCGGGGCACGGCTGCTGCTGCGCCGGGTGAAGCCCGGGCGCTACCCGCGCGGCGGAAACGTGCATCTGCGGCTGTGGACCGCCGAGCGGCTGGCCGAGTTCAGCGGCGCGGCCTCGCTGACCGGGTCCTGGCTGGAGCGGTACGCGCGTGCCCTGGGCGCCAAGGTCGGCGCGGACGTCGATCTGCACTCCCTGCCGCCGGTGACCGGCATGCTCAAGCTGGGCCGGGGTGCCGCCGTCGAGTCCGAGGTGGACCTGTCGGGGTACTGGCTGGACGGTGACCGGCTGGAGATCGGGCAGGTCAAGGTCGGCGCCGGTGCGGTGGTCGGGACGCGCAGCATCCTCTTCCCGGGCGCGCGCGTCGGCAAGCGGGCCGAGGTGGCGCCGGGCTCGGCGGTCGCCGGGCAGATCCCCACCGGGCAGCGCTGGGCCGGAGCGCCCGCCGGCAAGCTCGGCAAGGCGAAGCGTGCCTGGCCCAAGGAGCGTCCGCGCCGGGGTACGTACTGGCGGGTGATGTACGGCGCGACCGGATTCGCCCTGACCGCACTGCCTGTCCTCTCCGCCGTAGCCGCGCTCCTGGTGGCTCATCTGTTCGTGAGCGCGGACGCCGGGCTCGGTGCGGCCCTGCGCGGCGCGGCGCTCGCGCTGGTCCCGGCCACGCTCGCCTTCGGGCTCGCGTACGCGCTGCTGCTCCTGGTCGGCGTGCGGCTGCTCAGCCTGGGCCTGCGCGAGGGCACGTACCCGACGCACAGCCGGATCGGCTGGCAGGCCTGGACCGTCACGCAGTTGATGGACCGCTCGCGCGACACGCTGTTCCCGCTGTACGCCGGGCTGATCACGCCGGTGTGGCTGCGGCTGCTCGGTATGAAGATCGGCCGGGGTGCCGAGGTCTCCACCGTCCTCGCGCTGCCGAGTCTCACCACCGTGGGCGAGGGCGCCTTCCTCGCCGACGACACCCTGACCGCGCCGTACGAGCTGGGCGGCGGCTGGATGCGGATCGGGCGTGCCGAGATCGGCCGCCGGGCCTTCCTGGGCAACTCCGGGATGACCGCGCCGGGCCGCAGCGTGCCGGACGGCGGGCTGGTCGGGGTGCTGTCGGCGACCCCGAAGAAGGCGAAGAAGGGCAGCTCGTACCTGGGTCTGCCGCCGGTGAAGCTGCCGCGCTCGACGCAGGACGGCGATCAGAGCCGTACCTACGACCCGCCCGCGCGGCTGCTGTGGGCGCGGGCCCTCGTGGAGCTGTGCCGGATCGTGCCGGTGTTCTGCTCGGCGGCGCTGGCGGTGCTCACCGGCGCCGCGCTGAGCGCGCTGGGCGTCTGGGCGCCGCTGCTGGCCGGAATCGTGTTTTTGGGCGTCGGTGCGCTGGCCTGCCTGACGTCCATCGCGGCGAAGTGGCTGCTGGTGGGCCGGCACCGGGCGGGCGAGCACCCGCTGTGGAGCGGTTTCGTGTGGCGCAACGAGCTGGCCGACACCTTCGTCGAGGTCGTCGCCGTACCGTGGCTGGCCGGATCCGTGCCCGGTACGCCGCTGATGACGGCGTGGCTGCGCGGCCTCGGCGCCCATATCGGCAAGGGCACATGGATCGAGAGTTACTGGCTACCCGAGACGGACCTGGTGACCCTGGAGGACGCGACCACGGTCAATCGGGGCTGTGTCCTGCAGACCCACCTCTTCCACGACCGGATCTTGCGGACGGATACTGTTGTCCTCCGTGAGGGCGCCACCCTGGGCCCGGGCGGAATCGTCCTTCCCGGCAGCACAGTCGGGGCGCGCAGCACGCTGGGACCCGCGTCTCTCGTCATGGCGGCGGAATCCGTCCCCGACGACACCCGCTGGCTGGGCAACCCGATCGAGGCATGGCGTTCCTAG